In Kangiella profundi, one DNA window encodes the following:
- the tusB gene encoding sulfurtransferase complex subunit TusB produces MSSLFIINNPHKLIEALPFISKDDGILLIEDAVVLATNDSDSHCNNQYALEEDLIARGQINKIHTGWELIDYPQFVELTLTFDKPITWV; encoded by the coding sequence ATGAGCAGTCTTTTCATTATCAATAACCCCCACAAACTTATCGAAGCCCTTCCCTTTATTAGTAAAGATGATGGGATATTGCTGATTGAAGATGCAGTGGTTCTAGCGACAAACGATAGCGATAGTCATTGCAACAACCAATATGCTTTGGAAGAAGACCTAATCGCACGTGGACAAATAAATAAAATACATACTGGCTGGGAGCTGATTGATTACCCTCAGTTTGTAGAACTCACTTTAACGTTTGATAAACCTATTACATGGGTATGA
- a CDS encoding TusE/DsrC/DsvC family sulfur relay protein produces MTDLLAKLARDKQGYLTDSSVWNEEIANAIAKEEGLELTDDHWQVIWYVRKFYEEFNTSPSIRPLVKYLAREWSPEKGSSIYLHILFPEGPAKQATKIAGLPKPARCI; encoded by the coding sequence ATGACTGATTTACTGGCAAAGCTTGCTCGCGATAAGCAGGGATACTTAACTGACTCCAGTGTGTGGAATGAAGAAATCGCCAATGCCATCGCAAAAGAAGAAGGCTTAGAGCTGACTGACGATCACTGGCAGGTCATCTGGTATGTTCGCAAGTTTTACGAAGAGTTCAATACCAGCCCTTCTATCCGCCCCCTGGTGAAATATTTAGCTAGAGAATGGTCGCCTGAAAAAGGCTCAAGTATCTATCTACATATATTATTTCCTGAAGGGCCAGCCAAGCAGGCAACAAAAATTGCCGGTCTGCCCAAACCAGCTCGTTGTATCTAG
- a CDS encoding MlaC/ttg2D family ABC transporter substrate-binding protein — MKRIINQVLAMLVLFGLSQVVMAKEDPKIHMEEVTKQISAEILANKERIKTDSEYAKGLIEQYLLPEVDTEYMAKRILGREYWEESTEDQRKTFIQEFISLLLNSYAKGLANYDGQPITYEETQYSTSGNTANVRSVIIPQEGEPILIDYRLKYGSDDKWLVTDVIIEGVSMAKSYATQYRERIAQVGIEATLKELAEENKKAKNATEISDEAPKEKS; from the coding sequence ATGAAACGTATTATTAATCAAGTGCTTGCAATGTTGGTACTTTTTGGTCTGAGCCAGGTAGTTATGGCTAAAGAAGATCCAAAAATCCACATGGAAGAAGTCACAAAACAGATCAGTGCAGAAATTCTTGCCAATAAAGAAAGAATCAAAACTGACTCAGAATATGCGAAAGGTTTAATTGAGCAGTACCTGCTTCCAGAGGTTGATACCGAGTACATGGCCAAACGTATCCTTGGTCGAGAATACTGGGAAGAGTCAACTGAAGATCAGCGCAAAACATTTATTCAGGAGTTCATCAGCCTTTTATTGAACAGCTATGCAAAAGGGTTGGCAAACTATGATGGACAACCAATCACCTATGAAGAAACTCAGTATTCAACCAGTGGAAATACTGCCAACGTACGCTCAGTTATCATCCCTCAGGAAGGCGAACCAATCTTAATCGACTACCGTTTGAAGTATGGTTCTGATGATAAGTGGCTAGTAACTGATGTTATTATTGAGGGTGTCAGCATGGCTAAGAGTTATGCGACTCAGTACCGTGAGAGAATCGCTCAGGTTGGTATTGAAGCAACTTTGAAAGAGCTTGCTGAAGAAAACAAAAAAGCTAAAAACGCCACTGAAATTAGTGACGAAGCACCAAAAGAAAAGTCATAA
- a CDS encoding peroxiredoxin produces the protein MIQVGDTLPNVTLKVMGKDGPTDITTDDIFAGKKVVLFAVPGAFTPTCSAAHLPGFVVNADEIKSKGVDTIACMSVNDVFVMDAWGKAQNADEIMMLADGNADFTEAMGIEMDATGFGMGVRSKRFAMIVDDGVVKALEVDEKGFEKSSAENILSKL, from the coding sequence ATGATTCAAGTAGGAGATACGTTACCAAATGTGACGCTAAAAGTGATGGGCAAAGATGGCCCAACGGACATTACTACGGATGACATCTTTGCAGGAAAGAAAGTTGTATTGTTTGCAGTACCTGGTGCTTTTACGCCGACCTGTAGTGCTGCTCACTTGCCAGGATTTGTTGTCAATGCAGATGAGATAAAATCAAAAGGTGTTGATACCATTGCCTGTATGTCTGTTAACGATGTTTTTGTTATGGATGCATGGGGTAAAGCTCAGAATGCCGATGAGATCATGATGTTGGCTGATGGTAATGCTGACTTTACCGAAGCAATGGGCATTGAAATGGATGCTACAGGCTTTGGAATGGGTGTACGTAGCAAACGATTTGCCATGATTGTTGACGATGGTGTGGTGAAAGCATTAGAAGTTGACGAGAAGGGCTTTGAGAAAAGTTCTGCTGAGAATATTCTAAGTAAGCTTTAA
- the ggt gene encoding gamma-glutamyltransferase → MASVKAADRITGKDFATRSEVIAQHGMAATSHPLATQIALDVMKDGGNAIDAAIAANAALGLMEPTGNGIGGDLYAIVWSAKDKKLHGLNASGRSPLGLSYEQLKTELDKLNRNDLPPYGMLPISVPGAVDGWFELHDKFGKMPMKKVLAPAISYAENGFPVTELIAYYWNLSVPRLSPQPGAFAETFTIDGKAPRKGQIFKNPDLANTYRILANKGRDAFYKGEIARKIDAFMKKEGGYLRYEDFTNHTSDWVEPLGVDYKGYTLWELPPNGQGIAALQMLQILKNYDLRAMGFNTTESLHTLIEAKKLAFEDRAKFYVDTDFSKQPIEELISEEYGKERAKLIGNRAARTVQAGNPRLEEGDTIYMTTADKDGNMVSLIQSNYRGMGSGVVTPGLGFVFQDRGQLFSMDPEHANVYEPGKRPFHTIIPAFITKDGKPFMSYGVMGGAMQPQGHVQILINMVDYDMNVQEAGDAPRWQHMGSTEPTESQAAYLTNGGYVEFESGIPQEVLRDLQQRGHDVRFGNGGFGGYQAIMWDKEEGVYYGASESRKDGQAAGF, encoded by the coding sequence ATGGCCAGCGTTAAAGCAGCCGATAGAATTACCGGCAAAGATTTCGCAACACGCTCAGAAGTCATTGCCCAACATGGCATGGCAGCTACAAGTCATCCTTTAGCTACTCAGATCGCGTTAGACGTCATGAAAGATGGCGGTAACGCCATAGACGCAGCCATTGCAGCTAATGCAGCATTAGGACTGATGGAGCCCACGGGTAATGGTATCGGTGGCGACTTATACGCCATAGTCTGGAGTGCAAAAGACAAAAAACTTCATGGATTGAATGCCTCTGGACGCTCCCCTCTGGGATTATCATATGAACAATTAAAAACAGAACTCGATAAACTTAACCGAAACGATCTACCTCCTTATGGCATGTTGCCTATTTCTGTCCCTGGTGCAGTCGATGGCTGGTTTGAGTTGCATGATAAGTTTGGCAAGATGCCGATGAAGAAGGTTCTAGCGCCGGCTATCAGTTATGCTGAAAATGGCTTTCCAGTCACAGAGCTGATTGCCTATTACTGGAACCTGAGCGTTCCACGCCTCAGTCCTCAGCCGGGAGCATTCGCTGAAACCTTTACGATTGATGGCAAGGCACCACGCAAAGGCCAAATTTTCAAAAACCCAGATCTAGCCAATACCTATCGCATTTTAGCCAATAAAGGCCGAGACGCTTTCTACAAAGGTGAGATTGCACGAAAGATTGATGCTTTCATGAAAAAAGAAGGCGGCTATCTACGCTATGAAGATTTCACTAATCATACTTCTGACTGGGTGGAGCCTCTTGGAGTAGATTACAAAGGCTACACCCTGTGGGAATTACCACCTAATGGTCAGGGTATTGCAGCTCTGCAAATGTTGCAGATTCTTAAGAACTACGATTTGAGAGCGATGGGTTTTAATACCACTGAATCACTCCACACCTTGATCGAAGCTAAGAAACTAGCATTTGAGGACCGCGCAAAATTTTACGTGGATACAGACTTCAGCAAACAGCCGATTGAAGAACTGATTTCAGAAGAATACGGTAAGGAGCGAGCCAAGCTCATTGGCAATCGTGCGGCTCGTACCGTTCAAGCAGGTAATCCAAGACTTGAGGAAGGCGACACCATTTATATGACCACTGCTGATAAAGATGGCAATATGGTCTCTTTAATTCAGAGTAATTACCGCGGCATGGGCTCTGGTGTTGTCACGCCAGGTCTTGGCTTTGTATTCCAGGATCGTGGACAATTATTCTCAATGGATCCCGAGCATGCCAATGTCTATGAACCAGGCAAGCGCCCTTTCCATACCATCATCCCAGCATTCATCACTAAAGATGGCAAACCATTCATGAGTTATGGCGTCATGGGAGGTGCCATGCAACCGCAAGGTCATGTGCAAATTCTGATTAACATGGTTGATTATGATATGAACGTTCAGGAAGCAGGTGATGCCCCACGTTGGCAGCATATGGGTTCAACCGAGCCTACTGAAAGCCAGGCTGCCTATTTAACAAATGGTGGCTATGTAGAGTTTGAATCAGGCATTCCACAGGAAGTACTTCGCGACCTGCAACAAAGAGGCCATGATGTGCGCTTTGGCAATGGAGGCTTTGGTGGCTACCAGGCCATAATGTGGGATAAAGAGGAAGGTGTTTATTATGGCGCATCTGAATCCCGCAAAGATGGTCAGGCTGCGGGCTTCTAA
- a CDS encoding PspC domain-containing protein, translated as MAELKRTKDRVIAGVCGGLAKWLGWNPNTTRILYVLLSILTAFSGVLVYLILWIVMPEE; from the coding sequence ATGGCAGAATTAAAGCGTACTAAAGATCGTGTGATTGCCGGTGTTTGTGGAGGCCTTGCGAAATGGCTGGGCTGGAACCCAAATACTACTCGCATCCTTTATGTTCTTTTGAGTATTTTAACGGCATTTTCAGGCGTACTGGTCTACCTAATTTTGTGGATAGTCATGCCCGAAGAGTAA
- the arfB gene encoding alternative ribosome rescue aminoacyl-tRNA hydrolase ArfB, protein MPLVISNNVAIPDSEIELTAIRAQGAGGQNVNKVASAIHLRFDIKASSLPEFYKSELLALNDNRITQDGVVVIKAQKHRTQDRNRDDALSRLRLLIQSVAKPKKKRIKTKPTKASKEKRLEKKTQHSQKKSMRRKPQL, encoded by the coding sequence ATGCCGCTGGTTATTTCCAACAATGTTGCGATTCCAGATTCTGAAATAGAATTAACGGCCATCCGTGCGCAAGGCGCGGGTGGTCAGAATGTCAACAAGGTGGCCAGCGCTATTCATCTGCGTTTTGATATCAAGGCTTCCTCATTACCTGAGTTTTACAAGTCAGAGCTATTGGCTCTCAATGATAATCGAATCACGCAGGATGGAGTCGTTGTCATCAAGGCTCAGAAACATCGTACTCAGGATCGTAATCGTGACGATGCACTTTCTCGATTACGCCTACTCATTCAGTCAGTTGCCAAGCCCAAGAAAAAGCGCATTAAAACCAAGCCAACCAAGGCTTCGAAAGAAAAGCGGCTTGAGAAAAAGACTCAACATTCGCAAAAGAAATCAATGCGTAGAAAGCCACAGCTCTAG
- the trhO gene encoding oxygen-dependent tRNA uridine(34) hydroxylase TrhO, whose product MYKFVTLEDFEAIRQPLLDVMLENDIKGTLLLAKEGINGTVAGTRQAIDTLLAWFKHDERLADIDYKESYDEEMPFYRTKVKLKKEIVTMGVEGIDPKRVVGTYVKPKDWNALISDPEVVLVDTRNDYEVQIGTFKGALNPNTETFREFPEYVKQNLDPKKHKKVAMFCTGGIRCEKSTAYLKEQGFENVFHLEGGILKYLEEVPKEETMWEGECFVFDNRVAVDHDLKKGQYDQCHACRMPITEEEKQHEKYEKGVSCPHCYDKQTPEQRQRYAERERQVQLAKARGEEHIGSDVITAIAMRRQQKKRMREMQKHAQKNKAGN is encoded by the coding sequence ATGTATAAGTTTGTCACTCTTGAGGATTTTGAAGCTATCCGTCAGCCGTTGCTGGACGTGATGCTTGAGAATGATATTAAAGGCACTTTACTGCTAGCGAAAGAGGGTATTAACGGTACTGTGGCGGGCACCCGTCAAGCAATCGATACGCTTCTGGCCTGGTTTAAGCATGACGAGCGCCTCGCTGATATTGACTACAAAGAGTCTTATGATGAAGAGATGCCGTTTTATCGCACTAAGGTCAAACTGAAAAAAGAAATCGTCACCATGGGCGTTGAGGGTATCGATCCTAAGCGTGTCGTTGGAACTTATGTAAAGCCAAAAGACTGGAATGCTTTGATTTCTGATCCTGAGGTGGTGCTAGTTGATACTCGTAATGATTACGAAGTTCAAATTGGTACTTTCAAAGGAGCTTTGAATCCAAATACCGAAACCTTCCGTGAGTTTCCTGAGTACGTTAAGCAAAACCTCGATCCAAAGAAACACAAGAAAGTGGCTATGTTTTGTACGGGTGGAATTCGTTGTGAAAAATCGACGGCTTACCTAAAAGAGCAGGGCTTTGAAAATGTGTTTCACCTTGAAGGCGGTATTCTAAAGTATTTAGAAGAAGTGCCTAAAGAAGAAACCATGTGGGAAGGTGAGTGCTTTGTATTCGATAACCGTGTTGCGGTCGATCATGATCTTAAGAAAGGACAATATGATCAATGTCATGCCTGTCGTATGCCAATTACGGAAGAAGAGAAGCAGCACGAAAAGTATGAAAAAGGTGTCAGCTGCCCACACTGCTACGATAAGCAGACGCCAGAGCAACGTCAGCGTTACGCTGAACGCGAGCGTCAGGTGCAATTAGCAAAAGCCAGAGGCGAAGAGCATATAGGTTCAGATGTAATTACCGCTATCGCCATGCGTCGCCAGCAGAAAAAGCGTATGCGAGAAATGCAGAAACATGCGCAGAAAAATAAAGCTGGCAACTAA
- a CDS encoding M48 family metallopeptidase → MQHEPFKLTITRSKRKTLVIYIRDDGVEVRAPLKAPQNWIDEFVELKKPWILKKLKLQQQKNSERLKLEEGETILYCGKPYVLKLSQGKNAIKVEGEQLYIQARQLDEPYLKKQFQQWLLQQAKESFEPRVWQIASMMGLDGRIEAVKFRKTKTKWGHCTTKGVLQFNPLLMMAPKSVQDYLIIHELCHLKYMNHSKRFWQLVATNCPDYQESEQWLKEHGHKVWC, encoded by the coding sequence ATGCAGCACGAACCTTTTAAGCTAACCATCACGCGCAGTAAACGCAAAACCCTGGTCATTTATATTCGTGATGATGGAGTAGAAGTACGCGCGCCCTTAAAGGCTCCGCAGAACTGGATTGATGAATTTGTCGAATTGAAAAAGCCCTGGATTCTAAAAAAGCTCAAACTTCAGCAGCAAAAGAACAGCGAACGCTTGAAACTCGAAGAGGGCGAAACGATTTTATATTGCGGAAAGCCTTATGTTTTAAAGCTTTCACAAGGTAAAAATGCGATCAAAGTTGAAGGTGAACAACTTTATATTCAAGCTCGCCAGTTGGACGAACCCTATCTAAAAAAACAGTTTCAGCAATGGTTGCTGCAACAAGCTAAAGAAAGCTTTGAGCCTAGAGTTTGGCAAATCGCATCTATGATGGGGCTGGATGGTCGAATTGAGGCGGTAAAATTTCGTAAGACCAAAACCAAGTGGGGGCACTGTACAACCAAGGGCGTCCTGCAATTCAATCCACTTTTAATGATGGCACCAAAATCCGTACAGGACTATTTGATCATCCATGAACTGTGCCATCTTAAATACATGAATCATTCAAAGCGATTCTGGCAGCTGGTCGCAACCAATTGCCCTGACTATCAGGAATCGGAACAATGGCTGAAAGAGCATGGGCATAAGGTGTGGTGTTGA
- a CDS encoding GIY-YIG nuclease family protein: MSWHLYILRCGDDTLYTGITNDLHRRFEEHQSNGPKCAKYLRGRQPLTMIFHTEFESKSEALKAEIKVKRLTREQKKLLASGKLIVNEIPPKSKIKL; the protein is encoded by the coding sequence ATGAGCTGGCATCTGTATATTTTACGTTGTGGTGATGACACCTTATATACGGGCATCACTAATGATCTGCACAGACGTTTCGAAGAACATCAGTCAAATGGGCCAAAGTGCGCCAAATACTTGCGTGGCCGTCAGCCCTTAACAATGATTTTCCATACTGAGTTTGAAAGCAAATCCGAAGCGCTCAAAGCAGAAATTAAAGTAAAGCGACTAACCCGAGAGCAGAAAAAACTGTTAGCATCCGGGAAGCTAATCGTTAATGAAATCCCTCCTAAAAGCAAAATAAAGCTATAA
- a CDS encoding C40 family peptidase has translation MNKSLPQYLVILAASFWLFACSSAPERTHSTQPQQGYKNLQPLPDKGENIALTAQSMIGKRYLYGGSSPQQGFDCSGLVYFTHTQVGDYVPRTSRDQLYASRKISLDELQPGDLLFYRIDGKPSHVGIYIGDKQFVHAPSSGKKVSITTMDNPYFKPRLIRAGRLYKE, from the coding sequence ATGAATAAATCACTTCCACAATACCTCGTTATCTTGGCTGCCAGCTTTTGGCTTTTTGCCTGCTCAAGCGCACCTGAGCGAACGCACAGCACACAGCCACAGCAGGGCTATAAAAACTTGCAGCCTCTTCCTGATAAAGGTGAAAATATCGCATTAACGGCTCAATCCATGATCGGCAAGCGGTATCTTTATGGTGGCTCATCGCCTCAGCAAGGGTTTGACTGTAGCGGACTTGTGTACTTTACTCATACTCAGGTCGGTGATTATGTTCCAAGAACATCTCGCGACCAGCTGTATGCTTCGCGAAAAATTTCACTAGATGAACTGCAACCTGGTGATCTGCTGTTTTACCGTATCGATGGCAAGCCATCTCATGTGGGTATTTACATTGGTGACAAACAGTTTGTACATGCGCCATCGAGTGGTAAGAAAGTTTCGATTACCACTATGGACAACCCTTATTTTAAGCCACGCCTAATCCGCGCTGGCAGGCTCTACAAAGAGTAA
- a CDS encoding serine/threonine protein kinase, producing MSNTPLAHPFDKLTPDFILDAVEALGFYSDGRILTLNSYENRVYQIGIEEQQPVIAKFYRPERWTQEQILEEHEFTTELAEAELPVVAPLSLQSKTLFEYKGFYYALYPRKGGHAPELDDLDSLFTLGRFIGRIHAVGESRPYQFRPSLTVETFGQESFEYLMEHAVPREYHLPYRTLAEDILKEVRKQWQAVGELDYIRTHGDCHIGNILWRDDNPHFVDFDDSRMAPAVQDLWMLLSGERPQKLAQLSEIIEGYEEFQTFPMKQLRLIEPLRTLRMFYHSAWLAKRWSDPAFQQAFPWFDSIRYWEEQILDLRSQFAELQEPALELLNV from the coding sequence ATGAGCAATACTCCTTTGGCTCATCCTTTCGATAAGCTTACTCCGGACTTTATTCTTGACGCGGTAGAGGCTCTCGGGTTTTATAGTGATGGGCGTATCCTAACCCTGAATAGCTACGAGAACCGTGTCTATCAGATTGGTATTGAAGAACAGCAGCCAGTTATTGCCAAGTTCTACCGCCCTGAGCGTTGGACTCAAGAGCAGATTCTGGAAGAGCATGAGTTCACCACGGAACTAGCAGAGGCTGAGTTACCAGTGGTTGCTCCCCTGTCATTGCAAAGCAAAACTCTGTTTGAGTATAAAGGCTTTTATTACGCGCTATACCCCCGTAAGGGCGGGCATGCCCCAGAACTGGATGATCTTGATAGCTTATTTACCCTGGGCCGATTTATCGGGCGAATTCATGCTGTAGGAGAGAGCAGACCCTATCAGTTTCGTCCCAGTTTAACTGTGGAAACTTTTGGTCAGGAAAGTTTTGAATATTTAATGGAGCATGCCGTCCCGCGCGAATACCATTTGCCTTATCGGACTCTGGCAGAGGATATTCTGAAAGAAGTCCGTAAGCAGTGGCAGGCAGTCGGGGAGCTGGACTATATTCGAACTCATGGTGACTGTCACATCGGCAATATCCTGTGGCGCGATGATAACCCGCATTTTGTTGATTTTGATGATTCTCGAATGGCTCCCGCTGTGCAGGACTTATGGATGCTGTTATCGGGTGAGCGTCCCCAAAAGCTTGCCCAGCTCTCCGAGATTATCGAAGGTTATGAAGAGTTTCAAACCTTTCCAATGAAACAGCTCAGGTTGATTGAGCCATTACGAACGCTGCGTATGTTTTATCACAGCGCCTGGTTGGCTAAGCGCTGGAGTGACCCTGCTTTCCAGCAGGCTTTTCCATGGTTTGACTCGATACGTTACTGGGAAGAGCAAATTTTGGACTTGAGAAGTCAGTTTGCTGAGTTGCAGGAACCAGCACTGGAGTTGTTAAATGTTTAA
- a CDS encoding DUF502 domain-containing protein codes for MKNISAIFLQGLIAILPILLTIALVGWLLTTLETYLRELLLLVIPDDSYWPGLGLILGLLLIFGLGLLIKFYLGQMILSGLNKLMERIPLVNTVYSAFNDVMRFLSPDKEEDLRQAVLCEVKEGVEVIGFITASNVSLGERDDLVAVYVPMSYQIGGFTFFMPKSKCKELDMSPSEAMKKVLTASMGSDKSVVTPDSVDDKENKDDKQDNSEAERKDESDTDTKKNNENDKG; via the coding sequence ATGAAAAATATTAGTGCAATTTTCCTGCAAGGACTTATTGCCATTCTTCCTATCTTATTGACCATTGCGCTGGTCGGCTGGTTGTTAACTACTTTAGAGACCTATCTGCGTGAACTCTTGTTGCTCGTCATCCCTGATGATAGCTACTGGCCTGGATTAGGCCTTATCCTTGGATTGCTTTTGATTTTTGGTCTTGGGCTTTTAATTAAGTTTTATTTAGGCCAGATGATACTTTCAGGGCTAAATAAGCTAATGGAGCGTATTCCATTAGTAAATACCGTGTACAGTGCCTTTAATGATGTCATGCGCTTTTTGTCACCCGATAAGGAAGAAGATTTACGGCAGGCGGTCTTGTGTGAGGTTAAAGAAGGCGTTGAGGTAATAGGCTTCATTACGGCGAGTAACGTTAGCCTGGGTGAGCGAGATGATTTGGTGGCGGTTTATGTGCCTATGAGTTATCAAATAGGTGGTTTTACTTTTTTCATGCCTAAATCCAAGTGTAAAGAGCTGGATATGTCGCCAAGCGAAGCGATGAAAAAAGTTCTGACCGCATCAATGGGCTCAGACAAGTCGGTCGTTACGCCGGATTCTGTTGATGATAAAGAAAATAAAGATGATAAGCAGGATAACAGTGAAGCTGAGCGCAAAGATGAATCTGACACTGATACTAAGAAAAACAATGAAAATGACAAAGGCTAA
- a CDS encoding GNAT family N-acetyltransferase, with the protein MSSTSPDRDLTIKFVESISDIAESDWRQLSRSGHFSNPFVDPRFLSVLEKSGAVTAEKGWKPLHVVAYSGSELVAFMPLYLKGHSFGEFVFDWAWANAYQRHGLEYYPKALTASPLSPITGPRLLHCSLSDEQQLAVINTVSDWLEQNHISSWHINFLDSEGCDVLEQSDLLARRDIQFHWHNQNYLSFSQFLEYLKAKKRKNILRERRQVATRGWTFEWLSGDEASNEDWQCFYELYKKTFDEKGSWSQLTPEFFPQLAERMGEQVLLLFATKDEQRLAGAFFIKSDTHLYGRYWGSLVDEEFLHFETCYYQGIEYAIANKLKVFEPGAQGEHKLARGFDPVLTYSYHYIVEPAFREAIDKALRYESKEIDQLFDYYQAHSAYKLTSKDS; encoded by the coding sequence ATGAGTAGCACTAGCCCAGATAGGGACTTAACTATCAAGTTTGTTGAATCCATATCGGATATTGCTGAGTCTGACTGGCGGCAACTATCAAGATCGGGGCACTTTTCTAACCCTTTTGTGGATCCACGCTTTTTGTCTGTACTGGAAAAAAGCGGCGCCGTGACAGCCGAAAAAGGCTGGAAGCCGCTGCACGTTGTTGCTTACAGTGGAAGTGAGTTAGTGGCTTTTATGCCTCTTTACCTGAAAGGTCATTCCTTCGGAGAATTTGTTTTTGACTGGGCCTGGGCTAATGCTTATCAGCGGCATGGCCTCGAATACTATCCGAAAGCACTTACTGCTTCACCTTTGTCGCCAATCACTGGACCTCGATTGCTACATTGTTCGCTTTCTGATGAACAGCAGTTGGCAGTTATCAATACAGTATCCGATTGGCTGGAGCAAAATCATATCAGCTCTTGGCATATCAACTTCCTGGACTCTGAAGGGTGTGATGTACTTGAACAGTCAGATTTACTTGCTCGGAGAGACATCCAGTTTCATTGGCATAATCAAAACTATTTAAGCTTTTCCCAGTTTCTAGAGTATCTAAAGGCCAAGAAACGTAAGAATATTCTTAGAGAACGACGTCAGGTGGCTACCAGGGGCTGGACCTTTGAATGGCTCTCAGGTGACGAAGCTTCTAATGAAGACTGGCAGTGTTTCTATGAACTCTATAAAAAGACCTTTGACGAGAAAGGCAGCTGGTCCCAGCTAACTCCAGAGTTCTTCCCTCAACTGGCTGAGAGAATGGGTGAGCAAGTATTGTTGCTCTTTGCTACAAAAGATGAACAGCGATTGGCTGGAGCCTTTTTCATAAAATCAGATACCCATCTTTATGGGCGCTACTGGGGTAGTTTAGTTGATGAAGAGTTTCTTCATTTTGAAACCTGTTACTACCAAGGAATTGAGTACGCCATTGCCAATAAACTTAAAGTTTTTGAACCTGGTGCTCAGGGCGAACATAAGCTGGCACGTGGCTTCGATCCTGTCTTAACCTATTCTTACCACTACATTGTCGAGCCTGCATTTCGCGAGGCAATCGATAAAGCGCTTCGTTATGAGTCTAAAGAAATAGACCAGCTTTTTGATTATTACCAGGCGCACTCAGCCTACAAGCTAACATCAAAGGATTCATAG